The following nucleotide sequence is from Saccharothrix texasensis.
GGCCTGCGCACCGCCGAGGTGCTGGCGGGCAAGGGGGCGCACGTCCTGCTGGCCTGCCGGTCCCCCGAACGCGGGCAGCGGGCCCTGCGACGCGTGCTCGCCACCGGCGGCAATGCCGAGCTGGTGCCGTTGGACCTGGCCGACCTGTCCTCGGTCCGCACGGCCGCGGCACTGGTGCGCGACCGCACCGGTGACGCGCTCGACGTGCTGGTGAACAACGCGGGCGTGATGGCCGTGCCGCTGGGGCGCACGGCCGACGGCTTCGAGCGCCAGTTCGGCACCAACCACCTCGGCCACGCCGCGCTGACGTGGCTGCTGATGCCCGCGTTGCGCACGCGGCCGGGCGCGCGCGTGGTCACCGTGTCCAGCCTGGCCCACCAGACGGGCCGGCTCGACCTGGCCGACCCGAACTACGAGGTGCGCCGGTACGCGGCGTGGCGCGCCTACGGCCAGTCGAAGCTGGCGAACCTGCTGTTCATGCGGGAGCTGAACCGGCGCACCCGGGCGGCGAACCTGGACGTGACGTCCGTCGCGGCGCACCCCGGCGTCACGGCCACCGAACTGAGCTCCAACATGGCCCGCGCCCAGGGCAACCCGCTGGTGGGCATCGGTGCCAAGATCAGCGACTTCTTCTCGCAACCGGTCGAGGTGGGGGCGTTGCCGCAGCTCTACGCGGCGACGTCGCCGAACGTCGAGCGGGGCGGCTACTACGGGCCGGACGGGTTCCGGGGCATGCGCGGCCACCCGGCGCCGGCGGGGTCGACGACGGCCGCCCGCGACGACCTCGCGGCCAGCCGGTTGTGGGACCTGACGGCCAAGCTCACGGGCGTCGCGCCCGACCCCTCGTGACGTAGGGTTGAAGCCGTGACCGTCGTACCTGAAGGTCGGAAGCTGCTGCGGCTGGAAGTCCGCAACAGCCAAACGCCCATCGAGAAGAAGCCCTCGTGGATCAAGACCAAGGCGAAGATGGGCCCCGAGTACCGGGAGCTCAAGGGCTTGGTCAAACGCGAGGGCCTGCACACGGTGTGCGAAGAGGCCGGTTGTCCCAACATCTACGAGTGCTGGGAAGACCGGGAGGCCACCTTCCTGATCGGTGGCGAGCAGTGCACCCGTCGCTGCGACTTCTGCCAGATCGACACCGGCAAGCCCGCCGACCTCGACCGCGATGAACCGCGGCGGGTGGCGGAGTCGGTGCAGGCCATGGGTCTGCGCTACTCGACCGTGACCGGCGTGGCGCGCGACGACCTGGAGGACGGCGGCGCGTGGCTGTACGCCGAGACCGTCCGCCAGATCCACGCGATGAACCCCGGCACCGGCGTGGAGCTGCTGATCCCGGACTTCAACGCGGTGCCGGAGCAGCTGGCCGAGGTGTTCTCGTCGCGGCCCGAGGTGCTGGCGCACAACCTGGAGACCGTGCCGCGCATCTTCAAGCGCATCCGGCCGGCGTTCCGCTACGAGCGGTCGCTGGAGGTCATCACCGCGGCCCGGGAAGCGGGCCTGGTGACCAAGTCCAACCTGATCCTGGGCATGGGCGAGACGCCGGACGAGGTCACCGAGGCGTTGAGCGACCTGCACGACGCGGGCTGCGAGATCATCACCATCACGCAGTACCTGCGGCCCTCGCCCCGGCACCACCCGGTGGAGCGGTGGGTGAAGCCGGAGGAGTTCGTGACGCACAAGGAGACCGCCGAGGACATCGGGTTCTCCGGCGTCATGGCCGGTCCCCTGGTCCGCTCGTCCTACCGCGCCGGCCGGCTGTACGCGCAGGCCGTGCAGAAGCGCGGCGACGTGCTGCCGGAGAACCTGCGCCACCTGCTCGAGGCAGGCGGCGCGGCGCAGGAGATCACCTCACTGTTGTCGGCTCGCTGACCACCACGCCGTCCAGCGCTCGGACGTAGTCGGAACCGAACGCGCTGGACGGCGTGTGCGCGCCGGGGGCCGTCCCGGCCAGGCGCCGGACCGCCTCGACCACCGAGTCCGCGGTGAGGTCGTAGGCGTTCGGCCCGGTGAGCGCGGCCCGCACCCGGCGGCCGTCGCCGTCCCAGACCTCGCCGAACACCTCGCAGCGGGTCCTGGCCCTCGTCGGGCCGCTCGGGCCGCCGATGCGCTTGGCCAGCGCCCGGCCGAGGCGTTGCGCCAGGTCGGAGCGCAGCAGCGGCGCGGTGAGCGGCTGGAGCTTGCCCAGCACGCCGGGGATCGTGGTGAACGTGGTGATGTTCGGGATGCCGGTGGACCGGTAGGCCGTGCTGACGTCAC
It contains:
- a CDS encoding oxidoreductase; the protein is MPKWNARKWDTADIPDQSGRTALVTGANSGLGLRTAEVLAGKGAHVLLACRSPERGQRALRRVLATGGNAELVPLDLADLSSVRTAAALVRDRTGDALDVLVNNAGVMAVPLGRTADGFERQFGTNHLGHAALTWLLMPALRTRPGARVVTVSSLAHQTGRLDLADPNYEVRRYAAWRAYGQSKLANLLFMRELNRRTRAANLDVTSVAAHPGVTATELSSNMARAQGNPLVGIGAKISDFFSQPVEVGALPQLYAATSPNVERGGYYGPDGFRGMRGHPAPAGSTTAARDDLAASRLWDLTAKLTGVAPDPS
- the lipA gene encoding lipoyl synthase; translation: MTVVPEGRKLLRLEVRNSQTPIEKKPSWIKTKAKMGPEYRELKGLVKREGLHTVCEEAGCPNIYECWEDREATFLIGGEQCTRRCDFCQIDTGKPADLDRDEPRRVAESVQAMGLRYSTVTGVARDDLEDGGAWLYAETVRQIHAMNPGTGVELLIPDFNAVPEQLAEVFSSRPEVLAHNLETVPRIFKRIRPAFRYERSLEVITAAREAGLVTKSNLILGMGETPDEVTEALSDLHDAGCEIITITQYLRPSPRHHPVERWVKPEEFVTHKETAEDIGFSGVMAGPLVRSSYRAGRLYAQAVQKRGDVLPENLRHLLEAGGAAQEITSLLSAR